Genomic window (Pseudomonas hydrolytica):
GACACGACTGCCAGGGCGACGATCAGGATCGAGCGTTGGATATCCATGATTATTCGGCCATCGAAGGGGAACGGGAGGTTTTTGCGGGGGGAACCGGGTCGTAACCGCCGGGATTCCAGGGGTGGCAGCGACCGAGACGGCGCGCTGCCAGCCAGCCACCACGCAGGAAGCCATGTTGCTCGATGGCTTCGTAGGCATAGCAGGAACAGCTGGGATAGAAGCGACAGTGGCTGACCATCAGTGGGCTGATGGCATAGCGATACACCTGAATGCAGGCTAGGGCCGCTTTACGCATGGGGATTGTCGCTTGTCCCGGGGGAGACGTCTGCGTCGCGACTGGGCCGGCTACGGGCCAGGCGTTTCCAGAGCTTGCCGAACTGCTGAGCGAGTTCGCCATTCTCCAGATCGCCTAACCCCTTGCGGGCGACCACCACGATATCCCAGCCCACCAGGTTGTCCTGGTTGAGCCGAAAGGATTCGCGGATTTGACGCTTGATGCGGTTGCGCTCGACGGCGAGCTTGACGCTCTTCTTGCCGATCACCAGACCTAGGCGGGGATGATCAAGCTGGTTATCGCGCGCTAGCAGCAGGACAC
Coding sequences:
- the yidD gene encoding membrane protein insertion efficiency factor YidD — encoded protein: MRKAALACIQVYRYAISPLMVSHCRFYPSCSCYAYEAIEQHGFLRGGWLAARRLGRCHPWNPGGYDPVPPAKTSRSPSMAE
- the rnpA gene encoding ribonuclease P protein component, which encodes MVSRGFGREKRLLTPRQFKAVFDSPSGKAPGKSVLLLARDNQLDHPRLGLVIGKKSVKLAVERNRIKRQIRESFRLNQDNLVGWDIVVVARKGLGDLENGELAQQFGKLWKRLARSRPSRDADVSPGTSDNPHA